Sequence from the Sanguibacter keddieii DSM 10542 genome:
CCACGCCGACCCCGAAAAGCCAACCGTGACCCCGCCCACCCCCACCCCCGCTCCCCCTCTCATGCCCGAGGCGCGTCGGCATCACCCTCCGCGGAGGTACCAGTCCTCGCGCCACGAGCATGAGAGGGGGGTGGGGGTCACTGGGGGTGCAGGCCTGCGGTGGCCAGGCGTGCGGCGAGTGCCGACGCGTCGAGAGCGGTGTCCCAGGTCCACCGCACCACCCGCAGACCGGCCCTCCGCAGCCGGTCTTCTCGGACCTAATCCGCCCACACCCGCTCCTCGACGAGCCGTCGGTCTCCGATGCCGTGGACCCGGTACTTGAGGCGGCCGTCGAACTCACCCACCAGCCCGAGGCCCGGCCACCAGAAGTCCACCCTGCCGATCGTCCCCTGGCCGTCGACGACCTCGTGCTGGAGAACAGGCGCAGCAAGCCCGAGCTCCGTCATCCGGGCCCTGCTGAGCGACTCCCCGACCGACTCCGCCCGACCGTCGGAGGAGAGCACCACCCGACGGGCACGCCGCGACCCTGGACTCGTGCCGATGGCCTGCAGCTCCCCTCGCAGCTCTTCAGCGCTCGCGAGACCCGTGTGCAGCACATGGTCAGCCGCGGAGAGCGCAGCAGAGAACGACCATGACCGGCCGATGTCGACCACGGTCCGCGCCGCCGTCGTCGTCCGGAGTCCCTCCACCTGCTCGGTGCTCGGCGCGACCGAGACCGCGTGCCTCCGGACCGAAGGGACGGACCGCGCCCCACGTCCCTCGGGGGCGCTCACGTGGATCCCTGCCGGCCAGGCACCCACCCGCGGGAGACGCCACAGGGCGGCCGCCGAGTCGTGGCTGAAGATCGGGTCCTTGAAGGCCCGTCCCGCTGCGAGGACCCGTAGCCGGTACTGCTCGAGGGCGTCGAGCGAGGCCCAGGTGCGCGCCGAGGTGTAGGCGCCGAAACGGATGCGGACCAGCTCACCTGCCAGGCACGCAGCACGCAGGTCCATCCCGTCGAGCCCGCGACGGGCCACGTCGGCAGCCGTCACCACCGGGAGCCGTGCGGCTACCGCACGGACAGCCTCGAGAGTCGCCAGGTCCATGGCACCACCGTCCCACCCAGCCACTGCCCGGAACGGATATCCACAGAACAGATCCCCCGGCGCTCGAGTCGCCGCTCCCCCTCATGCTCGTGCCGCGACCGTGCACCCCTCCGCAGAGGGTCGTGCGGGCGCGCCAGGGGCATGGGAGGGGGAACGGGTCTGGACGCGCGAAGACCCGGCAGTCGGGTGACTGCCGGGTCTTCGGTGGAGCTAGCTGGAACAGCTAGGCACTAGATCACTTGAGGATCTTGGTGACCTGGCCCGATCCAACGGTGCGGCCACCCTCACGGATAGCGAAGCCGAGGCCCTCTTCCATGGCGATCGGCTGGATGAGCTCGACCGTCATCTCGGTGTTGTCGCCAGGCATGACCATCTCGGTGCCCTCGGGCAGCGTGATGACGCCGGTGACGTCCGTGGTGCGGAAGTAGAACTGCGGACGGTAGTTCGAGTAGAACGGGTTGTGACGCCCGCCCTCGTCCTTGGCAAGGATGTAGACGCGAGCCTCGAACTCGGTGTGCGGCGTGATGGAGCCGGGCTTGACCACGACCTGGCCGCGCTCGACGTCCTCGCGCTTGATGCCGCGGAGGAGGAGACCGGTGTTGTCGCCGGCCTGTGCCTCGTCCATGGACTTGTGGAAGGTCTCGATGCCGGTGACGGTCGTCTTCTGCGCGGGGCGGATTCCGACGATCTCGACCTCGGAGTTGACCGCGAGCGTTCCGCGGTCGACCTTGCCGGTGACGACGGTTCCACGACCGGTGATCGTGAAGACGTCCTCGATGGGCATGAGGAACGGCTTGTCGAGCTCACGGAGCGGGTCGGGGACGTTCTCGTCCACGGCCTCCATGA
This genomic interval carries:
- a CDS encoding type IV toxin-antitoxin system AbiEi family antitoxin domain-containing protein, whose amino-acid sequence is MDLATLEAVRAVAARLPVVTAADVARRGLDGMDLRAACLAGELVRIRFGAYTSARTWASLDALEQYRLRVLAAGRAFKDPIFSHDSAAALWRLPRVGAWPAGIHVSAPEGRGARSVPSVRRHAVSVAPSTEQVEGLRTTTAARTVVDIGRSWSFSAALSAADHVLHTGLASAEELRGELQAIGTSPGSRRARRVVLSSDGRAESVGESLSRARMTELGLAAPVLQHEVVDGQGTIGRVDFWWPGLGLVGEFDGRLKYRVHGIGDRRLVEERVWAD
- the tuf gene encoding elongation factor Tu, with the translated sequence MAKAKFERTKPHVNIGTIGHVDHGKTTLTAAISKVLHDKFPDVNPEFKFDEIDKAPEEKQRGITINIAHIEYETGKRHYAHVDAPGHADYIKNMITGAAQMDGAILVVAATDGPMAQTREHVLLARQVGVPYLLVALNKADMVEDEEILELVEMEVRELLSAQGFDGDNAPVMRVSGLKALEGDAEWVKSVEDLMEAVDENVPDPLRELDKPFLMPIEDVFTITGRGTVVTGKVDRGTLAVNSEVEIVGIRPAQKTTVTGIETFHKSMDEAQAGDNTGLLLRGIKREDVERGQVVVKPGSITPHTEFEARVYILAKDEGGRHNPFYSNYRPQFYFRTTDVTGVITLPEGTEMVMPGDNTEMTVELIQPIAMEEGLGFAIREGGRTVGSGQVTKILK